In the genome of Cercospora beticola chromosome 2, complete sequence, one region contains:
- the COX16 gene encoding Cytochrome oxidase assembly, protein MAVFPSRKFRSTNDSSLAARYRLLLAKHPFALFGLPFIATMLLGSFFLTPATALRYERHDRKVRQMTKDEELGIGQNKRKIDLREEYYKLAAKDLDDWEQKRVKRLPGEHDGVF, encoded by the exons ATGGCCGTCTTTCCCTCCCGCAAATTCCGTTCAACAAACGACTCCTCTCTCGCAGCGCGCTaccgcctcctcctcgccaaacATCCCTTCGCCCTCTTCGGCCTACCCTTCATAGCCACAATGCTTCTCGGGTCATTCTTTCTCACGCCTGCGACAGCCCTACGCTACGAACGACATGATCGGAAAGTGCGACAAATGACCAAAGACGAAGAGTTGGGTATTGGGCAAAATAAGCGGAAAATAGATTTGAGGGAGGAGTATTAT AAACTTGCTGCCAAAGATTTGGATGATTGGGAGCAAAAACGGGTCAAGAGGTTGCCCGGTGAGCATGACGGAGTGTTTTGA
- a CDS encoding uncharacterized protein (BUSCO:EOG092600SD), producing MARRQHAAINGTHLNGDAPPPSTLAAQIVQNQTRKATNQAQDETASFRDLLHEILHSNAAAPETDVDVNAQLINVVVQAGLVPLTLENPFADWDVLVPQGMDSIAVIESTIRRQPEVLLHRLTPDGPQLILSILATLIAICGRQKCEQIAVNGLLVSSMKALEKSPELWRQARTLSGVIQYCVDDALSVLETSSSKITTLNLSLPPARGVVKFWPQSEGSIALPQGTTTTVGETSRAFLVALELSRIPALDAFWKQDACLRLQRLALSLRPQLGKSSRWDYAVEQLLQLPYDWLLVAALIGDIPTAMPSTAVQKLLAAALITLLNARLDTARDAIVPVLSKATTDETWQALHEDLKIAIATWVTRLELNESATENVTTLLETLRADDAMTDSELQVSFRHLSVAKPCHTRHSRLRKRRKLSAEVPEVRRARVVRKTSQLLAGVDTEDLAALPDVAVSVYATLRPEDQCCAWQNLSELTIYDLDTALRTIARLLQAGEPRDDRQVRILALLAVRACLQRTSDPVYVDISSHFARHILNSLRSSIRELRTAAAHAISVFLRPDLPESIRVQNRQTVLEHLRGASTRDVPNEQETLVTAWGQVAMSCGERELNLALLQLVDYLGHGNAFVCAMAFAELEAIAAFKKMSPKELFQPFWRSIAVAVVQELHSRPQKAQQLCDLLSMDINNFLVLTQRETLPFLVLTKKKDLLQRIANARGNGTTVEDVCMQPRTNLAAILALLLSQSSHEAEELAFSCLTEVAPDLRKTDMSSLVKVDPVLIACEMLKLSGEQAPDRKSRAYQAFQTFANIAERAPGQRKAHSKSSKAVSQFLDDKVLGILTLFSTMLETGPGAESTLEKIRCLKGMADMFVIAKGKLSFALPQIRGCLQSGLEQPELCEVAFDAWLSLIPLLEADDVALIVDETFVLITRHWTALSLDLQQKTHEMLSQLVKTHNVLLQENIMTLPSLEGIPLLSKFASEFERLRSQESVESYCKAFTNRLRDDGDTVVLQSIKELVPYLNSVQDFIHDTAASEHPSPALSELLCALLDVTVKYSSTNAEAAELCGKALGIIGCLDPNRVEATRRKGHIMVLSNFDRAGEVIDWVIALLQDVLVKAFKSVTNAKSQGFLAYTMQELLGFCNFSQVAALRPRASQAPEAAAKWYQMPEHIRTALTPLLTSRYVVTSNSAVLPPERTYPGFSPDASHSSWLRSITYDLMFRGKGENAQAIFTLLARIIRGQDLAIARFLFPYAVLNVVIGGTAAEVQDLVEEFMAVLQSSPETATQQEIIRLCSESVFAVLDYMSTWLREKRKELSETRAAAYKTGISPNEFDEARDIGQIETVENFLASIPAEIIANQAIDCRSYARALFHWEQYIRQERDLIPSGKLTSEHESSMYERLQEIYTQIEEPDGLEGIAAHLPLVSEQQQTINHAKAGRWTAAQAWYELQLTEQPTNTDIQHEILQCQKETGQYATLLRYANSFLNPDDSRGDNVAAAIKTHLPLAAEACWMVNDFDGLRRRLLMRPEELETDFNIGVGKLLLCAGGEGSLPKQISSMRKLITEGLSMASTDSLQTCHAELMKLHVLYEVEALSTVQPADASRLQRAFEKRLNAIGAYVQDKQFILGIRRAVMRIQPNAFKPTHTGASWLTTARLARQTKNIPSAYNAVLKAYESEERGSKVEEARLLWTEGHQRQAIQALEAAIESGILEADDPNSSMPNVSAASSTLSEINGWKQNPLLGKALLLLAKWLDASGQSQTKDMTDRYQMAARRHQRWEKGHYYLGKHYTKLLDAQKALPREKQTQSYLTGELTKLVIDNSLRSVPFGNKYWHETIPRVITLWLQLGMDCLTRTRGEDEVTFEKRKKSLQACNRQLQKYFERVPPYVFYHALPQLISRITHPHPEVWKQLCNILVRIASTHPSQTLWSLLAVPKATDKLRVERGKEVLNRLRDPKNQPKGDSSNIDLKSLIVHSQRLCDGLLLACERPVKDRVVHVSLSNDLAFKLNLAPSDLVVPVESTLTASAPPAANSESIRRHKAFTQDKITIQAFHDEVFVLSSLQRPRKITVRGSDGKLYGLLCKPKDDLRKDQRLMEFNGIINRALKRNTESSKRRLYIKTYAVTPLSEESGSIEWVEGIKPMRDILLNTYQRKGIRPNYNQIKKDLDLASASEEDAHIFADKVLTQFEPVLHEWFTETYSEPEIWFNARLRYARSAAVMSIVGHILGLGDRHGENILLMEGTGGVFHVDFNCLFDKGLTFEKPELVPFRLTHNMVDAMGPYGYEGPFRKSSELTLGLLRQERDTLMTVLETFLYDPTADFVGKKKRTTPGVPETPAEILESVSTKLKGLLIGETVPLSVEGYVDALIRQATSHFRLASMYIGWCSFL from the exons ATGGCTCGTCGACAGCATGCAGCTATCAACGGGACTCACCTCAATGGTGATGCTCCCCCACCTTCCACACTGGCTGCCCAGATCGTACAGAATCAGACTCGAAAGGCAACAAATCAGGCGCAGGACGAGACCGCCAGCTTTCGAGACCTTCTCCACGAGATATTGCACAGCAATGCTGCAGCGCCTGAGACGGATGTTGATGTCAATGCACAGCTCATCAATGTCGTGGTACAGGCTGGCCTCGTGCCACTGACACTCGAGAACCCGTTCGCAGACTGGGATGTACTCGTGCCGCAAGGTATGGACAGTATTGCGGTCATCGAGTCTACGATCAGACGCCAGCCTGAGGTACTGCTACACCGCCTTACTCCAGATGGACCCCAGCTCATTTTGAGCATTCTCGCCACGCTCATCGCAATATGCGGTCGACAAAAGTGCGAGCAAATAGCTGTCAACGGCTTGCTCGTGTCGTCAATGAAAGCTCTTGAGAAGTCGCCGGAGCTTTGGCGACAGGCTCGCACTTTGTCAGGGGTGATACAATACTGCGTGGATG ACGCTCTTTCTGTCCTCGAAACATCTTCGTCAAAAATCACTACGCTGAACCTTAGTCTACCTCCTGCTCGAGGCGTGGTCAAGTTTTGGCCTCAGTCAGAAGGCAGTATTGCTCTGCCGCAAGGCACAACCACCACTGTTGGAGAAACGAGCCGAGCTTTCCTCGTCGCATTAGAGCTCTCACGCATACCGGCCCTCGATGCCTTCTGGAAGCAAGATGCGTGTCTCCGACTACAACGATTGGCATTGTCCCTTCGACCACAGCTAGGGAAGAGTTCGCGCTGGGACTATGCCGTTGAGcagttgctgcagctgccctACGACTGGCTTCTTGTGGCGGCCCTTATAGGTGATATTCCGACAGCAATGCCTTCCACTGCtgtgcagaagctgctggcTGCAGCTCTGATCACTCTTCTCAATGCACGGCTTGACACCGCAAGAGACGCGATCGTACCTGTGCTGTCCAAGGCCACCACAGATGAGACATGGCAAGCTCTCCATGAGGACCTCAAAATCGCCATCGCTACCTGGGTCACTCGATTGGAACTGAACGAGAGTGCTACCGAGAACGTCACGACTTTACTTGAGACACTCCGAGCAGATGATGCGATGACCGACAGTGAATTGCAGGTCAGTTTTCGACATCTCAGCGTGGCGAAGCCGTGTCACACTAGGCATTCGCGGCTTCGCAAACGTCGGAAGCTGTCTGCGGAAGTGCCTGAGGTGAGACGGGCCAGGGTCGTTCGCAAGACTTCGCAACTGCTTGCGGGGGTCGATACTGAAGACTTGGCTGCGTTGCCTGATGTGGCAGTATCTGTCTATGCCACATTGCGGCCCGAAGATCAATGCTGTGCATGGCAAAATTTGTCTGAACTCACGATTTATGATCTTGACACGGCACTGCGAACGATCGCGCGACTTTTGCAAGCAGGCGAGCCTCGCGACGACAGGCAGGTCCGAATACTAGCTCTGCTGGCGGTGCGAGCATGTCTGCAACGAACGAGTGATCCAGTATACGTGGACATATCAAGCCACTTCGCTCGGCACATTCTCAATTCACTACGCAGCTCGATCCGGGAATTGCGAACGGCTGCCGCACACGCAATATCGGTCTTCCTCCGACCTGATCTCCCAGAGAGCATCAGAGTTCAGAACAGACAGACTGTGTTAGAACACCTTCGTGGCGCCTCGACTCGTGATGTGCCAAATGAGCAAGAGACACTGGTCACAGCTTGGGGACAAGTTGCTATGTCATGCGGTGAAAGGGAGCTCAATCTGGCCTTACTGCAGCTGGTCGATTATCTTGGTCACGGCAACGCGTTCGTCTGCGCCATGGCATTCGCTGAGCTGGAAGCCATCGCTGCTTTCAAGAAAATGTCGCCGAAAGAGTTGTTCCAGCCCTTTTGGCGTTCAATTGCGGTCGCTGTTGTGCAGGAGCTTCACAGCCGACCACAGAAGGCACAACAACTTTGCGACTTGTTGAGCATGGACATTAACAATTTCCTTGTCCTGACACAGCGCGAGACacttcctttcctagtattgacgaagaagaaggaccttCTCCAGCGCATCGCAAATGCACGTGGCAATGGGACCACTGTTGAAGATGTCTGCATGCAACCACGAACAAATCTGGCTGCGATCTTGGCGCTGCTACTATCACAATCTTCGCACGAAGCGGAAGAACTTGCCTTCTCGTGCCTGACGGAAGTTGCGCCAGATTTACGAAAGACGGATATGTCAAGCTTGGTCAAGGTGGACCCGGTCCTGATCGCTTGTGAAATGCTCAAGCTGAGCGGTGAACAAGCTCCTGACAGGAAATCGCGTGCATACCAGGCCTTTCAGACGTTTGCGAATATCGCTGAGAGGGCACCCGGACAGCGAAAGGCCCATTCGAAGTCCTCGAAAGCAGTAAGCCAGTTTCTAGATGACAAAGTGCTTGGTATCTTGACTCTGTTCTCTACTATGCTGGAGACCGGTCCCGGAGCAGAGTCGACCTTGGAGAAGATCCGCTGTCTGAAGGGCATGGCAGACATGTTTGTCATTGCTAAAGGCAAGCTATCGTTTGCATTGCCGCAGATCCGAGGATGCTTGCAATCCGGACTTGAACAACCGGAACTCTGCGAGGTCGCATTCGACGCCTGGCTCTCGCTGATACCACTTCTCGAGGCAGACGATGTTGCGCTCATCGTGGACGAGACATTCGTGCTCATCACTCGCCACTGGACAGCTCTGTCATTAGACCTGCAGCAGAAGACACACGAGATGCTGAGCCAACTCGTGAAAACTCACAACGTGCTATTGCAGGAGAACATCATGACACTTCCCTCACTTGAAGGTATCCCTTTGCTTTCAAAATTCGCATCCGAGTTCGAGAGACTTCGATCGCAAGAGAGTGTCGAATCTTACTGCAAGGCTTTCACGAACAGGCTGcgcgacgatggcgacacAGTCGTTCTCCAGTCAATTAAAGAGCTCGTACCATATCTGAATTCCGTTCAAGATTTCATACACGATACCGCGGCCAGCGAGCATCCCTCGCCTGCACTATCCGAACTGCTATGTGCTTTGCTTGACGTGACTGTCAAGTACTCTAGCACCAATGCAGAAGCCGCAGAGCTATGCGGCAAGGCACTTGGGATCATCGGATGCCTGGATCCCAACCGCGTCGAAGCAACACGAAGAAAGGGTCACATAATGGTGCTTTCCAATTTCGACAGGGCAGGCGAGGTCATCGATTGGGTCATTGCGCTTCTTCAAGATGTCCTAGTCAAGGCCTTCAAGTCTGTCACAAATGCCAAATCACAGGGGTTCCTGGCATATACCATGCAAGAATTGCTTGGATTCTGCAATTTCAGTCAAGTTGCAGCATTGCGACCTCGCGCATCTCAAGCGCccgaagctgcagcgaaaTGGTATCAGATGCCTGAGCACATCCGCACGGCTCTGACGCCGCTGCTCACTTCCAGATATGTTGTGACGAGCAACAGTGCTGTACTTCCGCCAGAGAGGACTTACCCGGGGTTCTCTCCTGACGCTTCCCACAGTTCCTGGCTCAGGTCCATCACTTACGATCTTATGTTTCGGGGCAAAGGAGAGAATGCCCAAGCAATCTTCACTTTGCTGGCTCGAATCATTCGTGGCCAAGATCTGGCCATTGCTCGTTTTCTCTTCCCCTATGCCGTTCTCAATGTGGTCATCGGTGGCACCGCCGCCGAGGTGCAGGATCTTGTCGAAGAATTCATGGCAGTGCTGCAATCAAGCCCGGAAACAGCAACCCAGCAAGAAATCATCAGGCTCTGCAGCGAGAGCGTTTTTGCTGTCCTTGACTATATGTCGACTTGGCTGCGCGAGAAGCGTAAAGAGCTCAGCGAAACCCGAGCCGCTGCATACAAGACTGGTATCTCACCCAACGAGTTCGACGAAGCCCGTGATATTGGCCAGATCGAAACAGTCGAGAACTTTCTAGCATCAATTCCGGCCGAGATCATCGCGAACCAGGCCATTGATTGCAGGTCTTACGCTCGCGCATTGTTCCACTGGGAACAATATATCCGGCAAGAACGAGATCTCATTCCATCTGGGAAGCTGACGAGCGAGCATGAATCGTCGATGTACGAGAGGTTGCAGGAGATCTACACACAGATCGAAGAGCCCGATGGACTAGAAGGTATTGCAGCGCACTTGCCTTTGGTGTCCGAGCAACAACAGACTATCAATCACGCAAAAGCAGGGCGATGGACTGCTGCACAGGCGTGGTACGAACTTCAGCTCACGGAGCAGCCGACCAATACCGACATTCAGCACGAAATACTTCAATGTCAGAAGGAGACTGGGCAATATGCAACACTCCTACGCTATGCAAATAGTTTCCTCAACCCTGACGATAGCAGAGGCGACAATGTAGCGGCAGCCATCAAGACTCATCTCCCGCTCGCAGCTGAAGCTTGTTGGATGGTTAATGACTTCGACGGCCTCAGGCGAAGACTGCTCATGCGTccagaagagctggagacCGATTTCAACATCGGTGTTGGAAAGCTGCTACTCTGTGCAGGTGGCGAAGGCTCGCTCCCTAAGCAGATTAGCAGCATGCGCAAGTTGATTACGGAAGGCTTGTCGATGGCTAGCACGGACTCGCTGCAGACTTGTCATGCGGAGCTGATGAAATTGCATGTCCTTTACGAAGTCGAAGCTTTGTCGACTGTTCAGCCAGCTGATGCGTCTCGTCTGCAGAGGGCGTTCGAGAAGCGTCTGAACGCTATCGGGGCATATGTACAGGACAAGCAGTTCATACTTGGAATACGCCGGGCTGTGATGCGAATACAGCCGAATGCTTTCAAGCCGACGCACACAGGCGCATCTTGGCTCACCACAGCTCGATTAGCCCGTCAGACGAAAAACATCCCTAGTGCATACAATGCTGTGCTCAAAGCGTACGAGTCCGAAGAGCGCGGCTCGAAAGTTGAAGAGGCAAGGCTGCTCTGGACTGAGGGCCATCAAAGACAAGCCATTCAGGCCTTGGAAGCCGCGATCGAGTCTGGAATACTGGAGGCCGACGACCCTAACTCCAGCATGCCAAACGTCAGTGCTGCTTCTAGTACGCTGAGTGAGATCAATGGATGGAAACAGAATCCACTTTTGGGCAAAGCACTTCTTCTACTTGCCAAGTGGCTGGACGCATCAGGGCAGAGTCAAACCAAGGACATGACTGATCGTTACCAAATGGCAGCACGCCGTCATCAGCGATGGGAGAAAGGTCATTACTACCTGGGCAAGCATTACACGAAGCTTTTGGACGCGCAGAAGGCCTTGCCCAGAGAGAAGCAAACGCAGTCTTACCTCACTGGCGAGCTTACCAAGCTGGTTATCGACAACTCGTTACGATCAGTTCCGTTTGGCAACAAGTACTGGCATGAGACCATTCCTCGTGTTATAACATTGTGGCTGCAACTTGGAATGGACTGTCTGACGAGAACGCGCGGAGAGGATGAAGTGACTTTTGAGAAGCGCAAAAAGTCGCTGCAGGCTTGCAACAGACAGCTGCAGAAGTACTTCGAGCGTGTTCCCCCATACGTCTTCTATCACGCGCTTCCACAGCTGATATCTCGCATCACACATCCTCACCCAGAAGTCTGGAAGCAATTGTGCAACATCCTGGTCCGTATCGCATCCACTCACCCAAGCCAGACGTTATGGAGTCTGCTTGCTGTGCCGAAAGCGACAGACAAACTGCGAGTAGAACGAGGGAAGGAAGTGCTCAATCGACTGAGGGACCCAAAGAATCAGCCCAAGGGCGACTCATCGAACATCGACCTGAAGTCGCTCATCGTGCACAGCCAGCGGCTCTGCGATGGACTGCTTCTCGCTTGCGAGCGCCCAGTCAAAGATCGCGTTGTGCACGTCAGTCTGTCCAACGATCTTGCGTTCAAGCTCAATCTAGCCCCAAGCGATTTGGTCGTGCCTGTCGAATCGACATTGACTGCTTCTGCACCTCCTGCTGCTAATAGCGAGTCGATCAGACGCCACAAGGCCTTCACGCAGGACAAGATCACGATCCAGGCATTCCATGACGAGGTGTTTGTTCTTAGTTCGCTGCAACGTCCTCGGAAGATTACTGTTCGTGGCTCCGATGGCAAGCTGTATGGGCTGCTGTGTAAGCCGAAAGATGATCTGCGCAAGGATCAACGACTCATGGAGTTCAACGGCATCATCAACCGCGCTCTGAAACGCAACACTGAAAGCAGTAAACGTCGTTTGTACATCAAGACGTATGCTGTCACTCCACTCAGTGAAGAGTCTGGATCCATTGAGTGGGTAGAAGGTATCAAGCCGATGCGCGATATACTTCTCAACACATACCAGCGAAAAGGCATTCGACCGAATTACAATCAGATCAAGAAGGATCTTGACTTGGCGTCTGCTTCGGAGGAGGATGCTCACATCTTTGCGGATAAGGTCCTCACACAGTTCGAGCCAGTCCTTCACGAGTGGTTTACCGAGACATATTCCGAGCCAGAAATCTGGTTCAATGCTCGATTACGCTACGCCCGCTCAGCAGCTGTTATGTCCATAGTCGGGCACATCCTTGGACTCGGAGATCGTCACGGTGAGAACATTCTGCTCATGGAAGGCACTGGGGGCGTCTTCCATGTGGACTTCAACTGCCTGTTCGACAAAGGCTTGACGTTCGAAAAGCCAGAACTCGTGCCCTTCCGCCTGACACACAACATGGTCGATGCGATGGGTCCTTATGGCTATGAGGGGCCTTTCCGCAAGTCTTCTGAGTTGACACTGGGACTGCTCCGCCAGGAACGAGATACGCTGATGACTGTTCTAGAGACTTTCTTGTACGATCCCACTGCAGACTTCgtgggcaagaagaagagaactaCGCCTGGAGTGCCGGAAACTCCGGCTGAAATCCTGGAGAGCGTTTCTACGAAGCTAAAGGGCCTTCTTATTGGGGAGACCGTGCCGCTGAGCGTGGAGGGGTACGTTGATGCTTTGATTCGACAAGCTACGAGCCATTTCCGGCTGGCGAGCATGTATATCG GGTGGTGTTCGTTCTTGTGA
- a CDS encoding uncharacterized protein (BUSCO:EOG092656CM), with amino-acid sequence MSGLEKALFNLKFTAKQLNRQAAKASKDEQTEKAKLKKAISQGHNDIAKIYAGNAIRKKNENLQLLTLASRIDAVSSRVQTAVTMRQVTGSMANVVKGMDQAMKSMDLEKISAVMDKFETQFEDLDVATGYYENATSSATATGTPQEDVDRLMNQVADEAGVELSQEMAGATPAKGIQAPAQHEEEREDKLGERLRALRS; translated from the exons ATGTCTGGACTCGAGAAGGCGCTTTTCAATCTGAAG TTCACAGCAAAGCAACTTAACCGCCAGGCAGCCAAAGCCAGCAAAGATGAGCAGACCGAGAAAGCGAAACTGAAAAAG GCAATCTCGCAAGGCCACAACGACATAGCAAAAATCTACGCCGGAAATGCGATCCGAAAGAAGAATGAGAACCTACAACTCCTGACTCTGGCAAGCCGAATCGATGCCGTGAGTTCGAGAGTGCAGACCGCCGTGACGATGCGCCAAGTCACGGGGAGTATGGCGAATGTGGTCAAGGGGATGGATCAGGCGATGAAGAGTATGGATTTGGAGAAG ATCTCCGCCGTGATGGACAAATTCGAAACACAATTCGAAGACCTCGATGTCGCGACGGGATACTATGAGAACGCGACGAGTTCGGCCACTGCGACGGGGACTCCGCAGGAGGATGTCGATCGTCTGATGAATCAGGTTGCGGATGAGGCGGGTGTGGAGTTGAGTCAGGAGATGGCTGGGGCTACGCCTGCGAAGGGGATACAGGCTCCGGCGCAGcatgaggaggagagggaggatAAGTTGGGGGAGAGGTTGAGGGCGCTGAGGAGTTGA